Proteins found in one Spirochaetota bacterium genomic segment:
- a CDS encoding secondary thiamine-phosphate synthase enzyme YjbQ: MIHSFTVNSSSREELIDITGEIRRLVASSGIIEGVCFIYTPHTTAGVTINENADPTVRKDIIKGLGTLNLERVPFSHLEGNSPAHIKSSLVGCSLFVFVEEGRPVLGTWQGIFFCEFDGPRTRTVMVRIG, translated from the coding sequence ATGATACACAGCTTCACCGTCAATTCTTCCTCCCGCGAGGAACTCATTGACATTACCGGTGAAATTCGGCGCCTCGTTGCATCCAGCGGAATTATCGAAGGTGTGTGCTTCATATACACTCCTCACACCACGGCCGGTGTAACCATCAACGAAAACGCCGACCCCACCGTACGAAAGGACATCATAAAAGGACTGGGCACGCTTAACCTCGAGCGCGTACCGTTTTCACATCTCGAGGGCAATTCACCGGCGCACATCAAATCATCGCTTGTCGGCTGCTCCCTCTTCGTTTTTGTCGAGGAGGGGAGGCCAGTGCTCGGAACGTGGCAGGGGATATTCTTTTGCGAGTTTGACGGGCCAAGGACCAGGACGGTGATGGTGAGAATCGGTTGA
- a CDS encoding MoxR family ATPase, whose translation MDYFKGTSDYVLSPELKDNVNVSIALGRPLLVKGEPGTGKTLLAHSIAESVGKPLIVWNIKSTTKARDGLYIYDTVQRLNDARFGDRDINDIKQYIKLGKLGESFAAEEQMVLLIDEIDKADIEFPNDLLNELDEMSFYIPETGKNIKAIHRPIVIITSNSEKELPDPFLRRCVFHYIEFPSESLMEEIVYVHFPDIEKKLLRECLKKFYWIRQFDMLRKKPSTSELIDWIQSLIVGGISPSNVEKELPFLGTLLKKKEDTDLVAQSSPGHHGFNTSIRTRNVY comes from the coding sequence ATGGACTATTTCAAAGGAACAAGCGACTACGTGCTCTCTCCCGAGCTCAAGGATAACGTAAACGTCTCGATCGCGCTGGGCAGGCCGCTTTTGGTAAAAGGAGAACCGGGCACCGGCAAGACTCTCCTCGCGCATTCGATCGCGGAGAGCGTCGGGAAACCTCTTATCGTATGGAACATCAAATCCACGACCAAGGCCCGCGATGGCCTGTACATCTACGATACGGTCCAGCGCCTCAACGATGCGCGTTTCGGCGACAGGGACATCAATGACATCAAGCAGTATATAAAGCTCGGCAAGCTCGGAGAGTCCTTCGCCGCCGAAGAGCAGATGGTGCTTTTGATCGACGAGATCGACAAGGCGGACATCGAGTTCCCCAACGACCTGCTCAACGAGCTCGACGAGATGAGCTTTTACATCCCGGAGACCGGCAAGAACATCAAAGCCATACACCGGCCCATCGTCATCATCACGTCCAACAGCGAGAAGGAGCTCCCCGACCCGTTTCTCCGGCGCTGCGTGTTCCACTACATCGAGTTTCCCTCCGAGTCACTCATGGAGGAGATCGTGTACGTGCACTTCCCCGATATCGAGAAGAAGCTGTTGCGTGAATGCCTCAAGAAATTCTACTGGATCCGGCAGTTCGACATGCTGCGCAAGAAGCCGTCCACCAGCGAACTCATCGACTGGATACAGTCGCTCATTGTCGGCGGAATATCACCCTCGAATGTCGAGAAGGAGCTCCCATTCCTCGGCACGCTGCTGAAGAAAAAAGAAGACACCGATCTCGTCGCCCAGTCATCGCCCGGGCACCATGGGTTCAACACCAGCATACGGACGCGAAATGTTTATTAA